The following proteins come from a genomic window of Amphiura filiformis chromosome 16, Afil_fr2py, whole genome shotgun sequence:
- the LOC140172602 gene encoding cystine/glutamate transporter-like — protein MAITVVIITIIAVIAIVVSLYRYTLTSSPYLLSSSSSSDFARITIGDWAWIAQILVALSCLSSRITATFATARTTFVSAREGLTPEILAMISIRRLTPVPAIIALHVLSMVMMPFTDIYGLLTYLSFSISLFMIFGIGIVPYWRWKYPNLERPYKVPIIFPILFIAYSLLVACLSLYKAPRDCGIGIGMMLVGVVVYFIFVYWKNKSAWFNNALTHTTKFLQKLFMVVHQEKPTY, from the exons atggccATCACCgtcgtcatcatcaccataatcgcCGTCATCGCAATCGTCGTTagcctataccggtatacatTAACATCATCACCGTAtctgttgtcatcatcatcatcatcc GACTTTGCCAGGATTACTATCGGTGACTGGGCCTGGATTGCACAGATACTCGTAGCGTTATCCTGCCTTAGCAGTAGAATTACTGCTACTTTTGCTACGGCCAG AACCACCTTCGTGAGCGCAAGGGAAGGTCTCACTCCTGAAATATTGGCAATGATAAGTATAAGACGACTAACGCCAGTACCTGCCATTATTGCGCTG cATGTGCTTAGTATGGTGATGATGCCATTCACTGACATATACGGGCTTCTTACCTACCTCAGTTTCTCCATCTCGTTGTTCATGATCTTTGGTATCGGTATAGTCCCATATTGGAGATGGAAATATCCTAATCTGGAGCGACCATATAAg GTTCCAATTATTTTTCCAATCCTGTTCATCGCCTATTCCCTGCTCGTCGCATGTCTATCATTATACAAGGCACCGAGGGATTGTGGGATAGGAATCGGTATGATGCTTGTGGGAGTTGTAGTTTACTTCATTTTTGTATATTGGAAGAACAAGTCAGCATGGTTCAACAATGCTTTGA CTCATACGACGAAGTTTTTACAAAAGTTGTTCATGGTTGTTCACCAGGAAAAACCCACGTATTAA
- the LOC140172601 gene encoding cystine/glutamate transporter-like: MLGFLAVFLFLVVARPSANVIVIRTMARYLLSPFFSSNCRDEIPESAITLVAVVFLTLIVVLNIYSVKWSYRLEIVLTSVKLLGLTMIIFIGIVRLCQGHTSNFKDAFSGTPQAGNVALAFYAGMFAYGGWHLMPTVIEEIENPGRNIPIAICSSLTVVTAVYVLTNVAYFTALSSEQLLASPAVASDFARITIGDWAWIAQILVALSCLSSRITATFATARTTFVSAREGLTPEILAMISIRRLTPVPAIIALHVLSMVMMPFTDIYGLLTYLSFSISLFMIFGIGIVPYWRWKYPNLERPYKVPIIFPILFIAYSLLVACLSLYKAPRDCGIGIGMMLVGVVVYFIFVYWKNKPA, encoded by the exons ATGCTTGGATTTCTCgccgtgtttttgtttttggtagtAGCCAGGCCATCGGCAAATGTCATTGTTATTCGTACTATGGCACGATACCTCTTGTCTCCATTCTTTTCAAGTAATTGCAGAGATGAAATACCAGAATCAGCTATTACATTAGTTGCAGTAGTATTCTTGA CTTTGATAGTGGTCCTTAATATATACAGCGTGAAATGGAGCTACCGGCTGGAGATTGTATTAACAAGCGTGAAATTATTGGGTTTAACCATGATCATATTCATTGGCATCGTCAGACTCTGTCAAG GCCACACCTCAAATTTCAAGGACGCTTTCAGTGGAACACCTCAGGCTGGAAATGTAGCTTTGGCATTCTATGCGGGCATGTTTGCTTATGGTGGATG GCATTTGATGCCGACCGTTATTGAAGAGATTGAGAACCCCGGAAG GAATATTCCCATTGCTATTTGTTCGTCACTGACTGTAGTAACCGCAGTATATGTGTTAACCAATGTGGCGTACTTTACCGCCTTATCATCAGAACAATTACTGGCTTCTCCAGCTGTAGCTTCG GACTTTGCCAGGATTACTATCGGTGACTGGGCCTGGATTGCACAGATACTCGTAGCGTTATCCTGCCTTAGCAGTAGAATTACTGCTACTTTTGCTACGGCCAG AACCACCTTCGTGAGCGCAAGGGAAGGTCTCACTCCTGAAATATTGGCAATGATAAGTATAAGACGACTAACGCCAGTACCTGCCATTATTGCGCTG cATGTGCTTAGTATGGTGATGATGCCATTCACTGACATATACGGGCTTCTTACCTACCTCAGTTTCTCCATCTCGTTGTTCATGATCTTTGGTATCGGTATAGTCCCATATTGGAGATGGAAATATCCTAATCTGGAGCGACCATATAAG GTTCCAATTATTTTTCCAATCCTGTTCATCGCCTATTCCCTGCTCGTCGCATGTCTATCATTATACAAGGCACCGAGGGATTGTGGGATAGGAATCGGTATGATGCTTGTGGGAGTTGTAGTTTACTTCATTTTTGTATATTGGAAGAACAAGCCAGCA